The following proteins are co-located in the Melanotaenia boesemani isolate fMelBoe1 chromosome 5, fMelBoe1.pri, whole genome shotgun sequence genome:
- the LOC121640449 gene encoding uncharacterized protein LOC121640449 isoform X1 — protein sequence MKLAEVFLLCGCLWAVFSGITPQEEDLPLQSDSEPVFAAVHTDAVLPCRSTRPIQLSHVVSLEWLRVDTLFKRTVHVMRDGKELEKEKAMEYRGRTTVMEEGSLKLYNIKPNDTSRFICVLEGSPVETKISLIVVEVFEFNISVYRSSANKLFVMCESSVWNLQPNISLLDADGKVVAVGTERTVGQRNLHLVKVGVKVDAAEGNLKGNGTIICRLEIPKAKLVEEKNICVTDDFIPSEDAGFQCHTLLFVIVALVCIIIVVFVPLWIIEELRFVMADFCIRKIAAWRAGEEGEQLLGDVNFTELGDLNNITTSGASETSAVINNLQQRNGTMVTGVEASNILAEQDLKAMSRYKGIIIQVGKKHHIYPSLIAAIISKQSRAGTILQLNGYGTFDNNCYGLMQINKAFYATSGSPYSLEHIEDGTKHLVHLIKTLKQSEESRNWSPVQHLKGALIAYISGIDKVRAGVATIANVDEALEKLDMETPTDDFANDVFARAKWFANYGY from the exons ATGAAGCTCGCGGAGGTCTTCCTCCTTTGTGGTTGTCTTTGGGCCGTTTTCAGCGGCATCACTCCTCAGGAGGAAG ATTTGCCTCTACAAAGCGACTCAGAGCCGGTGTTTGCAGCTGTCCACACAGATGCTGTTCTCCCATGCAGGTCCACCAGACCCATCCAGCTGTCACATGTCGTCTCGTTGGAGTGGCTACGAGTGGACACTCTTTTCAAACGGACGGTTCACGTCATGCGAGATGGCAAAGAGCTGGAGAAGGAGAAGGCGATGGAGTACAGGGGGAGGACTACTGTAATGGAGGAAGGATCTCTGAAGCTGTACAACATCAAACCAAACGACACCAGCCGCTTTAT ATGTGTCCTGGAGGGATCACCTGTGGAAACAAAAATCTCTCTAATTGTTG TGGAGGTGTTTGAGTTCAACATCAGCGTCTACCGCTCTTCAGCCAATAAGCTTTTTGTGATGTGTGAGAGCAGCGTCTGGAATCTGCAGCCCAACATCTCACTGCTGGACGCTGATGGGAAGGTCGTTGCCGTGGGGACCGAGAGAACGGTCGGACAGAGGAACCTTCACTTGGTCAAAGTTGGCGTGAAGGTGGATGCAGCAGAAG GAAACCTGAAAGGAAACGGGACCATCATCTGCAGACTGGAGATACCAAAAGCCAAACTGGTggaagagaaaaacatctgtGTCACTg atgACTTTATTCCCTCAGAAgatgcaggttttcagtgtcacACCTTGTTGTTTGTTATCGTGGCGTTGGTTTGCATCATCATTGTGGTTTTTGTTCCGCTATGGATAATTGAGGAGCTGCGATTTGTAATGGCAG ATTTCTGCATCAGGAAGATCGCTGCCTGGAGGGCTGGAGAAGAGGGAG AACAACTGCTTG GTGACGTGAATTTCACCG AGCTCGGAGATCTCAATAATATAACGACAAGTGGAGCTTCTGAAACATCAGCAGTTATAAACAATCTCCAACAACGTAACG GTACAATGGTGACTGGAGTTGAAGCATCCAACATTCTTGCAGAACAAGACTTGAAAGCGATGTCCAGATACAAAGGAATAATAATCCAAGTGGGAAAAAA GCATCACATCTATCCCTCCCTGATCGCCGCCATAATCTCTAAACAATCTCGAGCTGGAACTATCCTACAACTTAACGGCTACGGAACGTTTGACAACAACTGCTACGGACTCATGCAG ATCAATAAAGCCTTTTACGCAACGTCAGGCAGTCCGTACAGCCTGGAGCACATAGAAGACGGAACCAAACACTTGGTCCATCTCATCAAGACCCTAAAGCAATCAGAGGAGTCGAGGAACTGGAGCCCTGTACAGCATCTCAAAG GAGCTCTGATCGCCTACATCTCAGGCATAGATAAAGTTAGAGCCGGCGTTGCTACCATTGCCAACGTTGATGAGGCCCTTGAGAAGCTGGACATGGAAACACCAACAGATGACTTTGCCAACGATGTATTTGCCAGAGCCAAGTGGTTTGCCAATTATGGGTATTAA
- the LOC121640449 gene encoding uncharacterized protein LOC121640449 isoform X2, translating to MQVHQTHPAVTCRLVGVATSGHSFQTDGSRHARWQRAGEGEGDGVQGEDYCNGGRISEAVQHQTKRHQPLYMCPGGITCGNKNLSNCCVWNLQPNISLLDADGKVVAVGTERTVGQRNLHLVKVGVKVDAAEGNLKGNGTIICRLEIPKAKLVEEKNICVTDDFIPSEDAGFQCHTLLFVIVALVCIIIVVFVPLWIIEELRFVMADFCIRKIAAWRAGEEGEQLLGDVNFTELGDLNNITTSGASETSAVINNLQQRNGTMVTGVEASNILAEQDLKAMSRYKGIIIQVGKKHHIYPSLIAAIISKQSRAGTILQLNGYGTFDNNCYGLMQINKAFYATSGSPYSLEHIEDGTKHLVHLIKTLKQSEESRNWSPVQHLKGALIAYISGIDKVRAGVATIANVDEALEKLDMETPTDDFANDVFARAKWFANYGY from the exons ATGCAGGTCCACCAGACCCATCCAGCTGTCACATGTCGTCTCGTTGGAGTGGCTACGAGTGGACACTCTTTTCAAACGGACGGTTCACGTCATGCGAGATGGCAAAGAGCTGGAGAAGGAGAAGGCGATGGAGTACAGGGGGAGGACTACTGTAATGGAGGAAGGATCTCTGAAGCTGTACAACATCAAACCAAACGACACCAGCCGCTTTAT ATGTGTCCTGGAGGGATCACCTGTGGAAACAAAAATCTCTCTAATTGTTG CGTCTGGAATCTGCAGCCCAACATCTCACTGCTGGACGCTGATGGGAAGGTCGTTGCCGTGGGGACCGAGAGAACGGTCGGACAGAGGAACCTTCACTTGGTCAAAGTTGGCGTGAAGGTGGATGCAGCAGAAG GAAACCTGAAAGGAAACGGGACCATCATCTGCAGACTGGAGATACCAAAAGCCAAACTGGTggaagagaaaaacatctgtGTCACTg atgACTTTATTCCCTCAGAAgatgcaggttttcagtgtcacACCTTGTTGTTTGTTATCGTGGCGTTGGTTTGCATCATCATTGTGGTTTTTGTTCCGCTATGGATAATTGAGGAGCTGCGATTTGTAATGGCAG ATTTCTGCATCAGGAAGATCGCTGCCTGGAGGGCTGGAGAAGAGGGAG AACAACTGCTTG GTGACGTGAATTTCACCG AGCTCGGAGATCTCAATAATATAACGACAAGTGGAGCTTCTGAAACATCAGCAGTTATAAACAATCTCCAACAACGTAACG GTACAATGGTGACTGGAGTTGAAGCATCCAACATTCTTGCAGAACAAGACTTGAAAGCGATGTCCAGATACAAAGGAATAATAATCCAAGTGGGAAAAAA GCATCACATCTATCCCTCCCTGATCGCCGCCATAATCTCTAAACAATCTCGAGCTGGAACTATCCTACAACTTAACGGCTACGGAACGTTTGACAACAACTGCTACGGACTCATGCAG ATCAATAAAGCCTTTTACGCAACGTCAGGCAGTCCGTACAGCCTGGAGCACATAGAAGACGGAACCAAACACTTGGTCCATCTCATCAAGACCCTAAAGCAATCAGAGGAGTCGAGGAACTGGAGCCCTGTACAGCATCTCAAAG GAGCTCTGATCGCCTACATCTCAGGCATAGATAAAGTTAGAGCCGGCGTTGCTACCATTGCCAACGTTGATGAGGCCCTTGAGAAGCTGGACATGGAAACACCAACAGATGACTTTGCCAACGATGTATTTGCCAGAGCCAAGTGGTTTGCCAATTATGGGTATTAA